One part of the Malus sylvestris chromosome 2, drMalSylv7.2, whole genome shotgun sequence genome encodes these proteins:
- the LOC126608334 gene encoding uncharacterized protein LOC126608334, whose protein sequence is MKNDMTAAVVARNLLTPKDNRLLSKRSDELAVKYSLALSVQCACSVSNMAQRLFARTRQVESLAAEVMSLKQEIRGLKHENKQLHRLAHDYATNMKRKLDQMKESDGQVLLDHQRFVGLFQRHLLPSSSGAVPRNEAPNDQPLMPPPSRVLSSTEAPNDPPPVPSLSGALPTAETSPKQLL, encoded by the coding sequence atgaagaatgatatgaccgctgcggtagtggccaggaaccttctcactcccaaagataacagactactttccaaacggtctgatgagttggctgttaagtattctctggctctcagtgttcagtgtgcatgttctgtgtctaatatggcccaacgcctatttgctcgaacccgccaagttgaatcattggcggctgaagtgatgagtctcaaacaggagattagagggcttaagcatgagaataaacagttgcaccgactcgcacatgactatgctacaaacatgaagaggaagcttgaccagatgaaggaatctgatggtcaggttttacttgatcatcagagatttgtgggtttgttccaaaggcatttattgccttcgtcttctggggctgtaccgcgtaatgaagctccaaatgatcaacctctgatgcctcctccttctagggttctgtccagtactgaggctccgaatgatccccctccggtgccttctctttctggggctctaccgactgctgagacttctcctaagcaacttttgtga